In Thalassococcus sp. S3, the sequence CAGGAGGGCATGGTGCTGTGTGTCGAGGCGCTGATCAGTGAAGAAGGCAAAGACTTCTCGATCAAGCTGGAAGATCAGGTCTTGATCACCGCGGACGGATACGAAAACCTGACACGCTATCCGTTTGACCCCGCGCTGATGGGTAACTGACACCGGCGTTTTGTCGGCAATCTGAGTGCAACCCGCGAACACTGCAAATGCCCGGCGGAATGCGCCGGGCAAGGCTGGCTCGCAACGCCGTTTTGAACGACGCGCGCAGTGCTCCTATTGCGTGGGAAGAACGCCAAGCTCCCGCAAGACGCTGAGCGTGACGCCCTGGCGATGGTGAATGTCCTCCCGTCCGCGCATATCCATATTGTAGGCGAAAAGATAAACCTCGCCTGCCCGTTCGACCCAGCCCGCATACCAGCCGATGTCGACGGCATTTCTGTTGAAGTTCCAACCGGTTTTTGCGTAGAGAGCCCAATCGCCGCCCGCTTCTTCCAGCATGATGATGCGGGCCGCGGTGTAGGTGTCATCGGCCAGCGGCAGCTTTCGTGCCGCGACCTGGGCGAGAAAGTCGATCTGTTCGTTCGCGCTGATGGCCAATGGTCCGCGCAGCCAGTACTCGGTCACGTTTTCCGGCGCCCCGATCTCGGCATTGCCGTATTGGAAAACCTCCAGCCATTGGGACATCTTTTCGGGTCCAAGATCCCTTGCGATCTGCTGGTAAACCCACACCACCGAGCGGCGGAAGGCAGTGGCGAGTGTCTGGTCACGATTCCAGGCATCCAACCAACGCTCTTTGCCGTCCCATGTGAATTGTGTCGTTGGCGTCGCATATCCCGTTTCAAGCGCGATCAGCGTGTGCGGGATTTTCGACGTCGATGCCGGGCGGAAACGTTCATCGGCCCGTTCGGGATTGCTGGTCCATGTCATCCCGTCCGACATCCTTCGAACGACGATCACCGAATGTTCGGGATCGACGCCCGCATCGGCCACGTAGCGTGCCACCTGATCCTGATCCGCGTGCGCCTGCACTGCCATAACGGCACAGAATGTTGCGATCAGGCTGGCCCGTCTTGTTAGTCTCATGCCTTTGCCTCCGTTTTTTTAAAACCTGTTCCTCCGCTTGCGTTTCATCACAAGCGGTTCTGTGTGGGTGCCGACGAAACCGGCGTGTCCTACCTGTCGGAGTGTCGAATTGCGCAACCCAAGGCTTGCGATGCATTCGATTTTGTTATGCGACCGATGTAATTCGGCGCGCTTTAGCGCACAAACGATCAAATCTAAGCACTTGCATGAAGAAAACTTATGGATCGCCCCCAACTTCCCCTCAATGCGCTCCGCGTCTTCGAGGCCGCCGCCCGGCATCTCAGTTTCACCCAGGCAGCGTTGGAGCTTTGCGTGACACAAACCGCTGTGAGCCATCAGATCAAGAACCTCGAAAGTCGGCTGGGCGTCACCCTGTTTCGAAGAGTGCCGCGAGGGCTGGTGCTGACCGATGAAGGGCGCGCGCTGGTCCCGGTTCTCAGCACGGCTTTCGACCAGGTGGGTGACGTGCTTGACCGGTTTCTCGACGGGCGATACCGCGAAACCCTGCATGTGGGCGTCGTTTCGACGTTTGCGACCGGCTGGCTCTTGCCCCGCATGCCCGATTTCACGGCGCAGCATCCCGGCATCGATCTGAGGGTGTCGACCAATAACAACCGTGTCGATATCGCAAGGGAGGGTCTGGATATGGCAATCCGGTTCGGCGATGGCACCTGGCCCGGCATCGAGGCGGTGCCGCTTATCGAAACCCCTCTCAGCCCCCTTTGCGCGCCGGACTGCCCGCTGACCACGCCGGCGGATCTGGCCGGACATATGCTTTTGCGCTCCTACCGAAGTGGAGAATGGGAAAGCTGGTTCGCCGATCAGGGTCTGACCTGCCCCGACTTGCGCGGTCCCATCTTCGATAATTCTCTGGCCATGGCCGACATGGCGGCACGAGGCTTTGGGATCGCGCT encodes:
- a CDS encoding class D beta-lactamase, translating into MRLTRRASLIATFCAVMAVQAHADQDQVARYVADAGVDPEHSVIVVRRMSDGMTWTSNPERADERFRPASTSKIPHTLIALETGYATPTTQFTWDGKERWLDAWNRDQTLATAFRRSVVWVYQQIARDLGPEKMSQWLEVFQYGNAEIGAPENVTEYWLRGPLAISANEQIDFLAQVAARKLPLADDTYTAARIIMLEEAGGDWALYAKTGWNFNRNAVDIGWYAGWVERAGEVYLFAYNMDMRGREDIHHRQGVTLSVLRELGVLPTQ
- a CDS encoding LysR family transcriptional regulator, which gives rise to MDRPQLPLNALRVFEAAARHLSFTQAALELCVTQTAVSHQIKNLESRLGVTLFRRVPRGLVLTDEGRALVPVLSTAFDQVGDVLDRFLDGRYRETLHVGVVSTFATGWLLPRMPDFTAQHPGIDLRVSTNNNRVDIAREGLDMAIRFGDGTWPGIEAVPLIETPLSPLCAPDCPLTTPADLAGHMLLRSYRSGEWESWFADQGLTCPDLRGPIFDNSLAMADMAARGFGIALLPVAMFAHEIATGRVVRPFAHTITIGRYWLTRLKSRPVSPAMKLFESWLVGGLTQSGVFADQSERGRPGVLSDP